In the Papio anubis isolate 15944 unplaced genomic scaffold, Panubis1.0 scaffold788, whole genome shotgun sequence genome, one interval contains:
- the LOC116273512 gene encoding neuropilin and tolloid-like protein 1: MIHGRSVLHIVASLIILHLSGATKKGTEKQTTSETQKSVQCGTWTKHAEGGIFTSPNYPSKYPPDRECIYIIEAAPRQCIELYFDEKYSIEPSWECKFDHIEVRDGPFGFSPIIGRFCGQQNPPVIKSSGRFLWIKFFADGELESMGFSARYNFTPGK, encoded by the exons ttGTAGCAAGTTTAATCATCCTCCATTTGTCTGGGGCAACCAAGAAAGGAACAG aaaagcaaaccacCTCAGAAACACAGAAGTCAGTGCAGTGTGGAACTTGGACAAAACATGCAGAGGGAGGTATCTTTACCTCTCCCAACTATCCCAGCAAGTATCCCCCTGACCGGGAATGCATCTACATCATAGAAG CTGCTCCAAGACAGTGCATTGAACTTTACTTTGATGAAAAGTACTCTATTGAACCATCTTGGGAGTGCAAATTTGATCATATTGAAGTTCGTGATGGACCTTTTGGCTTTTCTCCAATAATTGGACGTTTCTGTGGACAACAAAATCCACCTGTAATAAAATCCAGTGGAAGATTTCTATGGATTAAATTTTTTGCTGATGGAGAGCTGGAATCTATGGGATTTTCAGCTCGATACAATTTCACACCTGGTAagtaa